The following proteins are encoded in a genomic region of Xenopus laevis strain J_2021 chromosome 3L, Xenopus_laevis_v10.1, whole genome shotgun sequence:
- the LOC121400959 gene encoding interleukin-17 receptor A-like isoform X2 produces the protein MNHTFRGLAADPLCWYFIQVWAVLPTCKTDCIRYNHMPQCSTTSPPPVSNKRLRLFFIPAAFIILLAPILIICLDDSKTEDSKPAPDLIQPGVKKVWLVYSADSRRYLDVVIKFADFLRDAWGMEVVLDRCQVNNIGLAGAATWLNHQKAEIEKVNGTILLLCSRGTQEKWLARQNYEGNKVALRENRHLFSLDQGDLFSLTLNFIIPDFEMNIQERYVVAYFSDLSSIDNIPSLFKMCPQYCIPQDLQDVFFRIHRIEQCRPGVKVTAPQQQTKSYDFLMQALNKCKVWQDEHPDWFQKQCLPNDGVESDHEDEDISEGLTQQLKPLVHIPNCSISMMNPVIAKPLSTMVTDPIIAEGPSSLLVQPHLHEGGSSVQTWQPILMDGQICRQDLHLSPPQDDSVSVGEHYSSPLSDQGYLSLDLLREEHMKLLMQLPQSDLLEIPEEEDYLRLEQVKHSEQPDQGYITWDSMSSLDRESLMAAQVKLLQQSGVLE, from the exons ATGAATCATACCTTCAGGGGCCTGGCAGCTGACCCCCTCTGCTGGTATTTTATCCAG GTATGGGCTGTTCTGCCAACCTGTAAGACTGACTGTATCCGTTATAATCACATGCCGCAATGTAGCACAACCTCACCCC CACCGGTGTCCAACAAGCGGTTGCGCTTGTTCTTCATACCGGCAGCTTTTATCATCCTCCTTGCGCCCATCTTAATCATTTGCCTAGATGATTCAAAGA cagAAGATTCTAAGCCAG CTCCGGACCTAATACAACCGGGAGTAAAGAAGGTTTGGCTGGTGTATTCTGCAGACAGTCGCCGGTACTTGGACGTGGTAATCAAGTTTGCGGATTTCCTGCGGGACGCTTGGGGAATGGAGGTCGTGCTGGACCGTTGTCAAGTTAATAACATCGGACTGGCCGGTGCCGCAACATGGCTGAACCATCAGAAGGCTGAGATCGAGAAAGTGAACGGGACTATTTTGCTTCTGTGTTCTCGGGGGACACAAGAGAAATGGCTAGCCAGGCAAAATTATGAAGGGAACAAAGTGGCGCTGAGAGAAAACAGGCATTTATTTTCCCTTGACCAGGGTGACCTCTTCTCCCTCACCCTCAACTTTATCATCCCGGACTTTGAAATGAATATACAAGAGCGTTATGTGGTGGCTTATTTCAGCGATTTGAGCAGCATTGACAACATCCCCTCTCTATTTAAAATGTGCCCCCAGTACTGCATCCCGCAAGACCTACAAGATGTGTTCTTTAGGATTCATAGGATAGAACAGTGCCGTCCTGGAGTTAAGGTCACCGCTCCACAGCAGCAAACCAAAAGTTATGACTTCTTGATGCAAGCCTTGAACAAGTGCAAGGTCTGGCAGGACGAGCATCCCGATTGGTTCCAGAAACAGTGTTTGCCCAATGATGGAGTGGAATCTGACCATGAAGATGAAGATATTAGCGAAGGTCTTACGCAGCAGCTTAAACCACTTGTGCACATTCCCAATTGTTCAATCTCTATGATGAACCCTGTCATTGCTAAGCCACTCTCTACCATGGTAACCGACCCTATTATTGCAGAAGGGCCTTCAAGCCTCCTGGTCCAGCCTCACCTGCATGAAGGGGGCTCAAGTGTGCAAACATGGCAGCCTATCCTAATGGATGGACAAATCTGTAGACAGGATCTCCACTTGAGCCCTCCGCAAGATGACAGCGTATCTGTTGGAGAACATTACTCTTCTCCGCTCTCAGACCAGGGTTACCTCTCATTGGATCTGCTGAGAGAGGAGCATATGAAACTTTTAATGCAGCTGCCCCAGAGTGACCTCCTAGAGATTCCAGAGGAGGAAGACTACTTGAGGCTGGAGCAAGTGAAGCATTCTGAGCAGCCAGACCAGGGATACATCACCTGGGACTCAATGAGTAGTCTGGACAGGGAATCTTTGATGGCAGCCCAAGTTAAACTGCTGCAGCAGAGTGGAGTCTTGGAATGA
- the LOC121400959 gene encoding interleukin-17 receptor A-like isoform X1 produces MQWEGFIEVLCPLVFLYCVVFFIRSHLGRPPKEVLLQDRAPQCSRKEHVCLGSCWENRKSVKHPERMQCFIHGGGYRSLVLQNGRRPALHIVNAVVNSSDSGLFLQDNCSEPMNHTFRGLAADPLCWYFIQVWAVLPTCKTDCIRYNHMPQCSTTSPPPVSNKRLRLFFIPAAFIILLAPILIICLDDSKTEDSKPAPDLIQPGVKKVWLVYSADSRRYLDVVIKFADFLRDAWGMEVVLDRCQVNNIGLAGAATWLNHQKAEIEKVNGTILLLCSRGTQEKWLARQNYEGNKVALRENRHLFSLDQGDLFSLTLNFIIPDFEMNIQERYVVAYFSDLSSIDNIPSLFKMCPQYCIPQDLQDVFFRIHRIEQCRPGVKVTAPQQQTKSYDFLMQALNKCKVWQDEHPDWFQKQCLPNDGVESDHEDEDISEGLTQQLKPLVHIPNCSISMMNPVIAKPLSTMVTDPIIAEGPSSLLVQPHLHEGGSSVQTWQPILMDGQICRQDLHLSPPQDDSVSVGEHYSSPLSDQGYLSLDLLREEHMKLLMQLPQSDLLEIPEEEDYLRLEQVKHSEQPDQGYITWDSMSSLDRESLMAAQVKLLQQSGVLE; encoded by the exons ATGCAGTGGGAGGGTTTTATAGAAGTTTTGTGTCCACTTGTATTTCTTTATTGCGTAGTCTTTTTCATTAGGAGTCATTTAGGAAGACCCCCAAAAGAAGTACTCTTGCAAGATCGCGCTCCTCAGTGCTCAAGAAAAGAGCATGTGTGCCTGGGGTCTTGCTGGGAAAATAGAAAATCGGTCAAGCACCCTGAACGCATGCAGTGCTTTATTCATGGGGGCGGCTACAGGTCTCTTGTGCTCCAAAATGGAAGGCGCCCTGCACTCCACATTGTAAATGCCGTGGTTAACAGTTCTGATTCTGGTTTGTTTTTACAGGATAATTGCTCCGAGCCTATGAATCATACCTTCAGGGGCCTGGCAGCTGACCCCCTCTGCTGGTATTTTATCCAG GTATGGGCTGTTCTGCCAACCTGTAAGACTGACTGTATCCGTTATAATCACATGCCGCAATGTAGCACAACCTCACCCC CACCGGTGTCCAACAAGCGGTTGCGCTTGTTCTTCATACCGGCAGCTTTTATCATCCTCCTTGCGCCCATCTTAATCATTTGCCTAGATGATTCAAAGA cagAAGATTCTAAGCCAG CTCCGGACCTAATACAACCGGGAGTAAAGAAGGTTTGGCTGGTGTATTCTGCAGACAGTCGCCGGTACTTGGACGTGGTAATCAAGTTTGCGGATTTCCTGCGGGACGCTTGGGGAATGGAGGTCGTGCTGGACCGTTGTCAAGTTAATAACATCGGACTGGCCGGTGCCGCAACATGGCTGAACCATCAGAAGGCTGAGATCGAGAAAGTGAACGGGACTATTTTGCTTCTGTGTTCTCGGGGGACACAAGAGAAATGGCTAGCCAGGCAAAATTATGAAGGGAACAAAGTGGCGCTGAGAGAAAACAGGCATTTATTTTCCCTTGACCAGGGTGACCTCTTCTCCCTCACCCTCAACTTTATCATCCCGGACTTTGAAATGAATATACAAGAGCGTTATGTGGTGGCTTATTTCAGCGATTTGAGCAGCATTGACAACATCCCCTCTCTATTTAAAATGTGCCCCCAGTACTGCATCCCGCAAGACCTACAAGATGTGTTCTTTAGGATTCATAGGATAGAACAGTGCCGTCCTGGAGTTAAGGTCACCGCTCCACAGCAGCAAACCAAAAGTTATGACTTCTTGATGCAAGCCTTGAACAAGTGCAAGGTCTGGCAGGACGAGCATCCCGATTGGTTCCAGAAACAGTGTTTGCCCAATGATGGAGTGGAATCTGACCATGAAGATGAAGATATTAGCGAAGGTCTTACGCAGCAGCTTAAACCACTTGTGCACATTCCCAATTGTTCAATCTCTATGATGAACCCTGTCATTGCTAAGCCACTCTCTACCATGGTAACCGACCCTATTATTGCAGAAGGGCCTTCAAGCCTCCTGGTCCAGCCTCACCTGCATGAAGGGGGCTCAAGTGTGCAAACATGGCAGCCTATCCTAATGGATGGACAAATCTGTAGACAGGATCTCCACTTGAGCCCTCCGCAAGATGACAGCGTATCTGTTGGAGAACATTACTCTTCTCCGCTCTCAGACCAGGGTTACCTCTCATTGGATCTGCTGAGAGAGGAGCATATGAAACTTTTAATGCAGCTGCCCCAGAGTGACCTCCTAGAGATTCCAGAGGAGGAAGACTACTTGAGGCTGGAGCAAGTGAAGCATTCTGAGCAGCCAGACCAGGGATACATCACCTGGGACTCAATGAGTAGTCTGGACAGGGAATCTTTGATGGCAGCCCAAGTTAAACTGCTGCAGCAGAGTGGAGTCTTGGAATGA